The Gemmatimonadota bacterium genomic sequence CCATCGCGGCATCGGCCGCCGCGTGCAGCTCACGCACGTCGCCGCCGTCGGCGGGGAAGGTGGCGAGCCCCGCGCTGCAGGTGAAGGTGATCCGTTCGCCGGAGAAGGAGGCAAACTCCCGCGTGCGCATGGCGGCCATCACCTCGCGCACGCGAACGGTGGCATTCTCGGCTGTGGCGTCAAACAGACCGACGACGAACTCGTTCGGGCCCCACTGAGAAACGACGTCCTCTGTGCGGAACGACTGCACAAGCAGCTGGCTGAGTGACAACGATGCGGCGTCCAGGGTGGCCTGTCCCACGCGACCCAGCTGCTGCCCAAAGCGATCCAGCCGGAAGACGGCGAGGGTGACCGCGTGCCCGTGGCGTCGGCCGAGTCGCAGGAAGCGATCGATGTCCCGCTCAGCCTTGCTGCGCCCGGTAAGGCCGGTGAGCGCATTGGTCTCGCCGTGGCGCCGCAGGAGCCGCGCGCGCTGCAGGCGGTTCTCGACGCGGGCGATCAGGTCTTCGCGCACCAGCGGCTTGCGCAGGACGTCGTCGCCACCGGCGCGATAGGCATCGCGTACCAACGCAGCATCTGTCGGCGAGGCGACGAACATGACCGGTAACTCCCGCCAGCGCGGGTCGGCGCGCAGGGCGCGACACAACTCGGTGCCGGTGAACGCCCCCAAGGCGATTCCCATCACGATGAGGTCCGGCGCCACCGTCTCAAGCGTTTCCCAGTAACGCTCCGGGTCGGCGAGGGCATGCACACGATGCCCGGCCTGCTCCAGCACCAGGGTGGCGAGTTGCAGCGACCACGGGTCGGTGTCGACGACGAGGATGTTCGCTGCCGGCATCGCGCGAGCGGCGAGCTGGGCTTGCACGCGTTCGAGCGACACGGCGGGCGGCAGGCCGGGCTGCAGAGGGCCGATGGCGCCCGCGCGGGCGATGGCGAGGCGCAGGGCCATGCTGTCGTTAGGCGCGATCACCACCACCGGGCCCGGTGCGCGTCGGGCCAGGGTATCGAGGAGGAAGGTGGCCCGCTCGATCGGTGCGTCGCCCCAGTCGAGGATGATCGCGTCCGGGACCTCCTCGCCGATCGCCTCGAGGGCGGAGGCAACACTTCGCACCACCACCTCGAGTCCGGCGGCGACCCCCTCGGTGACAAAGTGATCGCCGCGGCTGCCGTCGCTCACCAGCATCACGCGCCGCGGCGCTTCGCCGTCGGGTGACAGCGACTCGGCGAGGACCGGGCGTTCGAGTTCGCGCCGGAGGGCGAGCACTTGGTCAGCGAGGCGGGCTGCGAGCCCGCGCTCCAGGGTGTGGCGCGCCGCGAAGGTCTGCTCCAGTGCGCGCGCCAGGCGTGAGCCCGTCCGAAGTCCGAAGGTCCCGACGGCCCCGGCGAGCGAATGTGCCTCGGTCTCGGCGAGTTCACGCAGCGTCTCGTCGAGAGCGCCGTCCATGAGCGCCAACACCGCGCGCTCGAGTACCTCGACGCGCTCGAGGTGCCGGTCCCGTGAGCGGGACCAGACCTCGGTGGCGTGTTGACCGAGGAAGGCGGCGGGAGCGGCGGAGTCGATCACCGGCGTGTGATGACTCCAATGCGCGTGCGGCGCACCTGGCACGCATGCACGTGGCACTTAGGCGAAAGGCGCCCGTCGTGCGGTGTCGCACAACGCGCGCGAATGGCGCCGTGACATGCCGTTCGGATCAATCGGTCCAACTGCCCATGCGGCGAAAAACTCCGGGTGCGGCTGGTGCTGCCGCACCGAACCGTCGGAAGGGCTCAATCCCTTCCCGGAGAAGGACTTAGGCCGCGCGATCGCGTCACGCTGGCGGCAGGTTTTGCCGGGCTGTTGGTCGCGCGCTACGGCGGCAGCAGGCGGGCGAGGAAGGCGGCCATGCCGTGGAGGTGATCCACGTGATCTGGCGCACTATTTCCGGCAAACCCGATCACTTCGAACCCCCCGGCGCGGGCCCGCGACAGCCCCTGCATCCCGACGGGCCCCCACTCGAGGATGGGGGTGCGGGGGAGCCCGAGCTGGGACAGGAGCCAGTCCGAGGCCTCGGTCGTCGAGGCATAGGTCCCGGGAAAGACCTCGCTGTGGGTGATGAGCATGCGCTTGTCGCCCGCGACGGCTCGGCGAGCGAACGGGAGGAAGGGGGCGAGATCGAGGGAGTCGATGGTGCCGCCGTCGGCGAGTGGCCGTCCGTCAGGGCGATAGGACGCGTGCAGTCCGTCCATGAGCAGGATGCCGCGAATTCGTTCCGCGTTGGGAGCCGTGCGCAGGATCTGGCGAATGGCACCGTAGCCGGCGGACCAGGCGGTCAGGTAGAGGTCGCTGACCTGCGGGGCGCCATTGGCGGATGCCAGGCGTGAGTCGATGGCGCTGAGGAGTTGGGTGAAGCGCGTCGAGTCGTCGACGAACGGTCGTGCATTGATTGCCGAGCCACTGCCCAGGTGTATCGTCGCCACCATGACAGGTTGTGGCATCGACGCGATGGCCTGACGCGGGAGCCAGGTGGCGCCCATGAAGTGAATGACGAGAGGCACGTTGGAAAGTCCAACGGCGCGTTGCGGGACAAACAGGTCGACCGCTGTGGGAAGTACGCCCTCGATGCGCAGCTGGAGCCCCGGGGTCTCGCCGTCGATGAGACGTTCGTGCGTCCGTGTGGTCTCGCGCATGGGCGAGGCCTGCTGGGGCGCCACCAGGGGGGCCGCGGTGGGATGGCAGCCCATGGTGAGGGCTGCCGTGCAGGTGAGCAGGATGGAGGTGCGCACACGGAGGAGGGTGCACTGCGCGCGCCCACCGCGCAACGTGCCCCTCCCTCGCGCCCCCTCCCCGTGCCCCCCGTGCTGCCCGTGCCGCTCGTGCTGCCCGTGCCGCTCGTGCCTCCTGCTTCTACCGCCGTTGCCTGAAGCCGAGCCCCACGTTAGGCGCCGTCCCATGAGAATACCGACGAAGAGTCGTTTCGTACACTCGGGGATCTCCCAGTACGAACGTGACCTGCCAATCTCGACCGTAGAGCAGGGCATGCACATTGCCTTGCTGAGAGATGCTCGCTCACGCGACGGGTGTCGCAACCGTGACGAGCGCAACCTTGTATGGAGACGACCATGGCGGAGATGAAGGGAGGGAGGGGAGGTGGTGCGTCGCGTGACGTGTATCACCTCGAGCTTGCGGGACTCGCGACGGGTGTCGAACGCCCCAACGCGATTGTGCAGGCGGTGGGCAAGGGGCGTGACGTGCTGGCGACGGTCGAGGTCGGCGGCGATGGGACCTTCGCGATCGCGGCGGACGTCGTGGCCAAGGCGGATCGGATCGTCATTGGGCCCATGGGGACGGATGGCGCGGTGGCTCGTGAGGCCGCTCTCACGTTACGTGCCCGTGAGTTCTCGCAGTTCGCTCACGGTGGGGTGCTGTCGGTGGCCGAGGGGATCTGGGTCCGTTGGCCGGGATTCCGCACCTGCGTGAGCGGGAGTGTGCGCGTCTGTCGTCGCCGCCCCTGGTGGTACGACCAGGTCTTCACGGTGGCGACGACGGTGCAGCCGCGCCTCAGCTTGAAGGCGGCGAGTCTCATCCGGCCCGAGTTGTCGTTTGCGCCCTCGCTCAACGAACTGATCATCTGGCCGTTCCGCTGCGAGCCGGTGTGCCTGGGCACGGTCGAGGTCTATCGGCGCACCTGCTGCTGCCGTCCGCTCGTGATCGACGACCTGCGCCTGGACGACCTCATTCGTCACCTCGAGATTCAGGTGTCGCGCTTCCCGGTGCCACCGCGTCCCCCGGAGCCGATCGACCCGCTCAAGACGCCGTTCTTCAAGGGTGGCGGGCTCAACGACTTCGCCCTGCATGCGGCGAGCGACCTCAACATCCTGCGCTCGCTCTCGCGTGACCAGGCGGCGCTCTACATCAATGCGCGCCCCTACCTGTTGCACCGCATCTGCACGTGCAGCACGCCGGTCAAGGTCGGGTCCGGTTCGCTCCTGCCCAACGGGGCGTTCAACATCTGCTGGTTCGACCGCAAGCGCGTGCTCGGCCCCGGCTGCAGCGACCAGTACGCCTATGTCGTCAAGCAGACCATCGGCCTCACCACGACCGTCATTTATGACGGGGTCGCGGCCGGAGGGTGGTACAAGCTGTCGGATACGCCGGTCCTGACGACGTACGATCACCGTGCGTATGGCTGCAACGACGCGGGGAGCAGCGATGGCAACGCGTACGTCTTCCTCGACCTGGTGGGAGATACGGAAAGCCATGAACTCACGACGCCAAATTCCACGGCGTGGGGGAGCGTGAACGCACCGACGGCGACGTCGGGGCTGCTCTTCCTCAATCCGGACCCGATGGGGCGCGGCCACTTGCGCAACCTCGGCGGTGGCGTCGAGCTGACCTACAACTTCAGTGAAGGGATGAAGGCGCTGGGGGCCCGGTACTATCGCCTCAGCATCACGCAGGCCGATGCGGTCGGCAACCCGACCGGTCCGCGCCACTTCTACGGCACCGGGCTTTCGTGGCAGAAGGTGAACGGGGGCAACATCGAGCCCGAATCGCTCGGACCGCAGACCGTTGGCGGGCAGTCGTTCCTCTATAAGATCCCGTTTGCGACGGATGCCAACTGGACGGGTGCCGGTCGGTACCACGCGCTTGTCGATACGACCAGCGCGCAGCTGAACGTGCCCGTGGGCACCGACATCGCCTCACCCGCGAGCAACCACCTGGTGACGCTCGAGGTGTTCGATGCCGGTGGACAGCGACTGCGGCCGTTGGGCGCGTTGGACAGTGCGACGGGACCTGGTGGCCTGCCGGGAGCCGAAGCCAACGCGGCGTTCGAGTACCGTCGGTGGTTCCAGCCGGGTGGCAGCGTGGGCGACGACACCGCAGTGGTGCCGTACGCAGCGCTGACGCACCTCTTCTGCTGGGACAATCGCCTGCCCGAGGCGGACATCACCCAGCTGGTGAAGAACGGGGTGGCGTCATCGCAGGAGTGCCAGTTCCTGGTCGGCAGTCCCGCGAGCACCTTCGGAATCGAGTATCGCGCGTATGTGCCAGATGAACGATTCCAGTACCTACACGGGATTTCGTGGGTGCGCGGGCTCAACGGGTCGTCGGCGAACGGTGGCGCTGGGTCGCTGCCAACGCCGCTCAGTCCGGCCAACGTGGGCAAGCCGCCCGCGGCGGCCCAGAACAGCGGGACGAACACGTTCCAGCAGTTGCTGACGCGCATCGATCCCATCACGGGCGCGGTGACGGTGATGAACCGGTGTTCGTTCGCGGTGACGCTCACCACGTACAGCAAGACGACCAATGGTGAGTCGTTCGGGTATCCGCACGACAGCGAGACGGCGGCGTTCGCGTTGCAGATCGAGTAGA encodes the following:
- a CDS encoding response regulator, which encodes MIDSAAPAAFLGQHATEVWSRSRDRHLERVEVLERAVLALMDGALDETLRELAETEAHSLAGAVGTFGLRTGSRLARALEQTFAARHTLERGLAARLADQVLALRRELERPVLAESLSPDGEAPRRVMLVSDGSRGDHFVTEGVAAGLEVVVRSVASALEAIGEEVPDAIILDWGDAPIERATFLLDTLARRAPGPVVVIAPNDSMALRLAIARAGAIGPLQPGLPPAVSLERVQAQLAARAMPAANILVVDTDPWSLQLATLVLEQAGHRVHALADPERYWETLETVAPDLIVMGIALGAFTGTELCRALRADPRWRELPVMFVASPTDAALVRDAYRAGGDDVLRKPLVREDLIARVENRLQRARLLRRHGETNALTGLTGRSKAERDIDRFLRLGRRHGHAVTLAVFRLDRFGQQLGRVGQATLDAASLSLSQLLVQSFRTEDVVSQWGPNEFVVGLFDATAENATVRVREVMAAMRTREFASFSGERITFTCSAGLATFPADGGDVRELHAAADAAMVLAGRGGDEECLGVASAPHLRSGGHVDVLILDEDAAVASVLLHALESRQHQVRWIRDGQEAADALLGDRPEIRARLILLEVNLPGLNGLSLLRSLAAQDMLRHTRVIVLSARSTEAETVQAFELGAFDYVPKPFSVAVLTERIRRALST